In Pseudomonas deceptionensis, a single window of DNA contains:
- a CDS encoding type I restriction endonuclease subunit R has translation MSEQRIEQGFIDKLIELKYSYRPDITDRASLERNFREKFEDLNRVRLTDGEFARLLDEIVTPDVFAAARTLRERNAFTREDGTPLNYTLVNIKDWCKNTFEVVNQLRINTDNSHHRFDVLILINGVPCVQVELKTLGVNPRRAMEQIVEYKNDPGNGYAKTLLVFLQLFIVSNRDNTYYFANNNARHFSFNADERFLPIYQFADEANKKITCLDGFAETFLVKCTLGQTLSRYMVLIASEQKLMMMRPYQVYAVKAIVDCIEQNCGNGYIWHTTGSGKTLTSFKASTLLKDNTDIEKCLFVVDRKDLDRQTREEFNKFQEGCVEENTNTAALVHRLLSEDYADKVIVTTIQKLGLALDENSKRNKQRKRNDQLTYKEQLASLRDKRIVFIFDECHRSQFGENHKAIKEFFPKAQLFGFTGTPIFEENASRVKVENQQASYQTTDELFQKQLHAYTITHAIEDANVLRFHIDYFKPEGKKIPKPGEGLAKRAVIEAILAKHDIATAQRRFNAILATGSINDAIEYHSLFAKLQHAKQLADPDYQPLNIACVFSPPAEGNADVKQIQEDLQQEKQDNEEDPEGKKAALKAILMDYNTRYGGNYSISEFDLYYQDVQKRIKDQQWPNADYPHTQKIDITIVVDMLLTGFDSKYLNTLYVDKNLKYHGLIQAFSRTNRVLNSTKPYGNILDFRQQQEAVDIAITRFSGERSGKQPREIWLVDKAPAVIEKLQAAVQKLDDFMQSQGVACAPEAVHNLKGDDARAAFIGHFKEVQRLKTQLDQYTDLTEDNAAVIEHILPKESLLGFRGAYLETAQRLKAQQDKNVKEPDGKTDSVDQLDFEFVLFASAVIDYDYIVGLMSRFSQQEPSKQQMSRDQLIGLIQADAKFMNERDDIAAYIATLKVGEGLSETAIRNSYILFKQHKDAAELADIASKHRLAPADLESFVDGILQRMIFDGEQLSDLMAPLDLGWKARTQAELALMDDLHPLLTKRAQGREISGLSAYEQ, from the coding sequence ATGAGTGAGCAAAGAATCGAACAAGGCTTCATCGACAAGCTAATTGAGCTCAAATACAGCTATCGTCCAGATATCACAGATCGTGCCTCACTGGAGCGCAATTTTCGCGAGAAATTCGAGGATCTCAACCGTGTTCGCCTCACTGATGGCGAATTCGCCCGCCTGCTCGACGAGATCGTCACCCCTGATGTGTTTGCGGCAGCCCGCACCCTGCGCGAGCGTAACGCCTTCACCCGTGAAGACGGCACCCCGTTGAACTACACTCTGGTCAATATTAAAGATTGGTGCAAAAACACCTTCGAGGTGGTCAATCAACTGCGTATCAATACCGATAACAGCCACCACCGTTTCGATGTGCTCATCCTAATCAACGGTGTGCCGTGTGTTCAAGTAGAACTGAAAACGCTGGGCGTAAATCCGCGCCGCGCCATGGAGCAGATCGTTGAATACAAAAATGACCCCGGCAACGGCTACGCCAAGACGCTTCTGGTTTTCCTGCAGTTATTCATAGTCAGCAACCGCGATAACACTTACTACTTCGCCAACAATAACGCCCGTCATTTCTCGTTCAACGCCGATGAGCGCTTCCTGCCGATCTATCAGTTTGCTGATGAGGCGAACAAGAAGATTACCTGCCTCGACGGCTTCGCCGAGACCTTCCTCGTCAAATGCACGCTTGGCCAAACACTCAGCCGCTACATGGTGCTAATAGCCAGTGAGCAAAAGCTCATGATGATGCGCCCGTATCAGGTCTATGCGGTGAAAGCCATTGTCGACTGCATTGAGCAAAACTGCGGCAACGGCTATATCTGGCACACCACTGGCAGCGGCAAAACACTCACGTCCTTCAAGGCCTCCACCTTGCTCAAGGACAACACCGACATAGAAAAATGCCTCTTTGTGGTTGACCGTAAAGACCTCGACCGCCAGACCCGTGAGGAATTCAACAAGTTCCAGGAAGGCTGTGTTGAAGAAAACACTAATACCGCTGCATTGGTACATAGGCTGCTGTCCGAGGACTACGCCGACAAAGTGATTGTCACCACCATCCAGAAGCTCGGCCTCGCCTTGGATGAAAACAGCAAGCGTAACAAGCAGCGCAAACGGAACGACCAGCTCACCTATAAAGAGCAGTTGGCCTCACTGCGCGACAAACGCATTGTGTTCATCTTTGATGAATGCCACCGCTCCCAGTTTGGCGAGAATCACAAAGCCATCAAAGAATTCTTCCCCAAAGCCCAGCTCTTTGGCTTTACCGGCACGCCCATCTTTGAAGAAAACGCCTCACGCGTAAAAGTGGAAAACCAGCAAGCTTCTTATCAAACAACAGATGAGCTATTTCAGAAACAGTTGCACGCTTACACCATTACCCACGCGATTGAAGATGCCAACGTGCTGCGTTTCCACATCGATTATTTCAAACCAGAAGGCAAGAAAATACCCAAGCCTGGGGAAGGTCTAGCCAAGCGAGCGGTGATCGAAGCCATCCTCGCCAAGCATGACATTGCCACTGCGCAGCGTCGTTTCAATGCCATTTTGGCGACGGGCAGCATTAACGATGCTATCGAGTACCACAGCCTGTTTGCCAAGTTGCAACATGCCAAGCAACTGGCGGACCCTGACTACCAGCCGCTGAATATTGCCTGCGTATTCTCACCGCCTGCAGAAGGCAATGCGGACGTAAAACAAATTCAGGAGGATCTTCAGCAAGAAAAGCAGGACAACGAAGAAGATCCAGAAGGTAAAAAAGCAGCGCTTAAAGCTATCCTTATGGACTACAATACTCGCTACGGCGGCAACTACAGCATCAGCGAGTTCGACCTCTACTACCAAGACGTGCAGAAGCGCATCAAAGACCAGCAGTGGCCCAATGCCGATTATCCGCATACGCAAAAAATTGACATCACAATTGTGGTCGACATGCTACTTACAGGCTTCGACTCCAAATACCTCAACACCCTGTACGTGGATAAAAACCTCAAATACCACGGTTTGATCCAGGCGTTTTCGCGCACTAACCGCGTACTTAACAGCACTAAGCCCTACGGTAACATTCTTGATTTTCGTCAGCAGCAAGAAGCGGTGGATATCGCTATTACCCGGTTCTCCGGCGAGCGGTCCGGCAAACAGCCCCGCGAAATCTGGCTGGTGGACAAAGCCCCCGCAGTTATTGAAAAACTACAGGCTGCCGTGCAAAAGCTAGATGACTTTATGCAATCTCAAGGCGTGGCGTGCGCCCCAGAGGCGGTGCATAATCTGAAAGGCGACGATGCCCGCGCCGCCTTTATCGGTCACTTCAAGGAAGTGCAGCGTCTTAAAACACAGCTCGACCAATACACCGACCTCACGGAAGACAACGCTGCTGTCATTGAGCACATCCTGCCCAAGGAAAGCCTGCTTGGCTTTCGCGGCGCTTATCTGGAAACGGCCCAACGCCTTAAGGCTCAGCAAGATAAGAACGTTAAAGAACCAGACGGTAAAACCGACTCAGTGGATCAGCTCGATTTCGAGTTCGTACTCTTCGCCTCAGCCGTTATTGACTACGACTATATTGTGGGATTGATGTCGCGTTTCTCGCAGCAAGAGCCCAGCAAACAGCAGATGAGTCGCGATCAGCTCATTGGTTTGATCCAAGCCGACGCCAAGTTTATGAATGAGCGCGACGATATTGCCGCCTATATCGCCACCCTCAAAGTCGGAGAAGGCTTGAGCGAAACTGCTATCCGCAATAGCTACATCCTCTTCAAACAACATAAAGACGCCGCAGAACTCGCCGATATCGCAAGCAAGCACCGTCTGGCCCCAGCAGACTTAGAAAGTTTCGTAGATGGCATCCTCCAGCGCATGATTTTCGATGGCGAACAGCTCAGCGACCTCATGGCCCCGCTCGACCTCGGTTGGAAAGCCCGCACCCAAGCCGAACTCGCCCTTATGGATGACTTGCACCCCCTTCTTACAAAACGCGCCCAGGGCCGCGAAATTTCAGGACTAAGCGCGTATGAGCAGTAA
- a CDS encoding tyrosine-type recombinase/integrase yields the protein MDVKMVRHPSGQNLPILLDDDGLPIPLANEWVLQRRDLSPNTLTRNLRELAIFYAWLESLNIDFLARIDGDRIFTEAELAGSLCERLRLTVKVDPGQAGVAANVQGIKVAVSPLTFKLRLITVRQFISWCFRFKMAKLASGDPAFLRIQAHKEHVDKILSDQEISNPPQNKSVTKGLRDHEVVALVWCVDYRNPDAYGLNEHVRFRNFIIVMTMLNFGLRPAEVLTLRIGDIEFGSVTALRVFRRIADPNDTRSPQPRVKRNGRDIEMQVPTIINLIEEYIEIHRESVMERYGKNHDYLIISDEGDPLHGNSISNYFQIIREKFRDRLPSNLTPKSLRHTYSSRTERDMAQRGVPEDERKQILAYLRGDSSTRSQEVYISGEIIRQAATVQSKYHDVLMQNFLEYPNHE from the coding sequence AGTGGGTCCTCCAGAGGCGTGATCTCAGTCCCAACACCCTCACAAGAAACCTTAGAGAGCTGGCGATTTTTTATGCGTGGCTCGAATCACTCAACATTGATTTCCTTGCGCGTATTGATGGTGACCGCATATTTACCGAGGCAGAGCTGGCCGGTAGCTTATGTGAGAGATTGCGTTTAACGGTGAAGGTTGATCCGGGGCAAGCGGGTGTAGCGGCTAACGTTCAGGGGATCAAGGTCGCAGTGTCGCCTCTGACGTTCAAGTTGCGCCTCATCACTGTGCGTCAGTTCATCAGTTGGTGCTTCCGATTCAAAATGGCGAAATTGGCATCGGGCGATCCTGCGTTTCTTCGAATTCAAGCGCATAAAGAGCACGTTGATAAAATCCTAAGCGATCAAGAAATTAGTAATCCGCCCCAAAATAAGTCTGTTACCAAAGGGCTTCGTGATCACGAAGTAGTCGCGCTAGTTTGGTGTGTGGATTATAGGAATCCGGATGCCTATGGCCTAAATGAGCACGTAAGGTTTAGAAACTTTATCATCGTAATGACTATGCTAAATTTCGGTCTGCGGCCAGCAGAGGTTCTTACGCTGAGAATCGGTGACATAGAGTTCGGAAGCGTCACGGCGCTGAGGGTATTTAGGCGCATAGCCGATCCAAACGACACAAGAAGCCCGCAGCCGAGGGTTAAGCGGAATGGACGCGATATAGAGATGCAGGTGCCGACCATCATTAATTTGATCGAAGAGTATATTGAAATTCATCGCGAAAGCGTAATGGAACGCTACGGGAAGAATCATGATTACCTGATCATTTCTGATGAAGGTGATCCTTTGCATGGTAACAGTATATCTAATTACTTCCAGATCATTCGCGAAAAATTCAGAGACCGGCTGCCGTCAAATCTGACACCGAAATCGCTTCGGCATACATATTCAAGCCGAACTGAGCGTGATATGGCTCAGCGTGGTGTCCCTGAAGATGAGCGTAAACAAATTTTGGCTTACCTTCGAGGGGATAGTAGTACGCGTTCTCAGGAGGTTTATATTTCAGGTGAGATTATTCGGCAGGCCGCTACTGTTCAGTCTAAATATCATGATGTGCTGATGCAAAACTTTTTAGAGTATCCAAATCATGAGTAA
- a CDS encoding tyrosine-type recombinase/integrase — MSNEFRNQQVEGVAQVARIDLVSQLEPIPKSVISREGHVVDTNGLQWHMPNTSGKSAILNFKRIRNLKFRYALMRYCVHVIKTISAGYAYNVWVDCHRFLLLRYPDFNRADIPDFEQELINCYEKMISATRQEHKLYQVHRTKSFYLWCCQYLTEVGFSAEYGSVLEVLKIPGGPKGEAVKNEDVDAGPLHRIYELQPLYNALHTATCSSLAEQEQRAALALFIAHGRNPANLSWLRESDLINVAPGLDEPCWVIRYPRIKKRLVNPRDDFLEVHLPNEFAPYIQYLIAANRRVQALSRVGGEAGKFDIPLFFNKSGNTAAMASGHREAYFNYDSGYFALLLQDFVLRQKIVSPLTNALLHLSPRRLRYTLATNLVKDGATQRQLAQILDHTDLQHVQVYFDLAGDIVELLDKALIGPYAQILRFFKGEFIMPGQKAVNDDDTGKHIPFVYIEDAPNIDLGVCGTHSLCALHPPYSCYKCPKFQAYLDADHTSVLEYLMSQREQKFKLSDKRIAGQMDEIIYAVAQVVEKCKEVKAGVR; from the coding sequence ATGAGTAACGAATTTAGAAACCAACAAGTAGAAGGTGTTGCTCAGGTTGCACGGATAGATTTGGTAAGCCAGCTGGAACCAATACCTAAATCCGTTATTAGCAGAGAGGGGCATGTAGTCGATACGAACGGTTTGCAATGGCACATGCCGAATACTAGTGGCAAATCTGCGATCCTGAATTTCAAGCGCATACGTAATCTGAAATTCCGCTATGCACTGATGCGTTACTGCGTCCATGTAATTAAAACCATTTCGGCGGGTTATGCCTATAATGTTTGGGTGGACTGCCATCGATTTCTCCTGTTGCGGTACCCAGATTTTAACCGCGCCGATATCCCCGATTTTGAGCAGGAGCTGATCAATTGTTACGAAAAAATGATTTCTGCTACGAGGCAGGAGCATAAACTTTATCAAGTTCATCGAACGAAATCATTTTATCTATGGTGCTGTCAATACCTCACGGAGGTGGGGTTCAGTGCCGAATACGGAAGCGTCTTAGAAGTCCTCAAAATACCAGGCGGTCCGAAAGGCGAAGCTGTTAAAAATGAGGACGTGGATGCGGGCCCTCTGCATCGCATCTATGAGCTGCAACCGCTCTATAATGCGCTCCATACGGCCACCTGTAGTAGTCTTGCCGAGCAGGAGCAACGTGCTGCGCTGGCACTGTTCATTGCTCATGGCAGAAACCCTGCAAATCTATCGTGGTTGCGTGAGAGCGATCTTATCAATGTAGCCCCTGGACTGGACGAACCATGCTGGGTCATAAGATATCCAAGAATCAAAAAACGGCTGGTCAATCCTAGAGATGACTTTTTAGAAGTACACCTCCCCAATGAGTTTGCTCCTTACATTCAGTATCTTATTGCCGCCAATCGCCGTGTTCAAGCATTGAGTCGGGTAGGGGGCGAGGCTGGGAAATTCGACATACCGCTATTTTTCAATAAGTCAGGTAATACAGCGGCAATGGCCTCTGGGCATCGTGAAGCATATTTCAACTATGACTCAGGCTATTTTGCTCTCCTGCTTCAAGACTTTGTATTGAGGCAGAAAATTGTATCCCCTCTTACTAATGCACTGTTGCACCTTAGTCCTAGGCGTCTTCGCTACACTTTAGCAACAAATCTGGTCAAGGATGGAGCTACCCAACGCCAGCTCGCGCAGATTCTCGATCATACCGACCTTCAACACGTTCAAGTTTACTTCGATCTCGCTGGTGATATCGTAGAACTACTAGACAAAGCGCTTATCGGGCCGTACGCACAGATACTTCGCTTCTTCAAAGGCGAATTCATTATGCCTGGCCAGAAAGCAGTTAACGATGACGACACAGGTAAACACATTCCTTTTGTCTATATTGAGGATGCACCAAACATCGATTTAGGTGTCTGCGGAACACATTCGCTCTGTGCGTTGCACCCCCCATACTCCTGTTATAAATGTCCAAAATTCCAGGCCTATCTTGACGCAGATCATACATCTGTACTGGAGTATCTTATGAGTCAGCGCGAGCAAAAATTTAAGCTGTCAGATAAGCGGATAGCAGGTCAGATGGACGAAATAATTTATGCCGTAGCGCAGGTTGTTGAGAAGTGTAAAGAAGTTAAGGCGGGGGTGCGTTGA